In Gemmatimonadaceae bacterium, one DNA window encodes the following:
- a CDS encoding adenylate kinase, with translation MILLLLGPPGAGKGTQGELLAKELGIPKIATGDVLRAAVRDGTKLGKEAKSYMDRGDLVPDEVILGIMREKFAGDETKDGAILDGVVRTVPQAHGLGVMLAELGRGVDKVLLFNIDDDKLVARLSSRTVCDKCQHPYKDREPGTKCDKCGGTLVRRKDDEPEAVRNRLRVYKEQTAPVIKWYEDRKEALLKIDADGSLEEVLQRALEALKQE, from the coding sequence GTGATTCTCCTCCTCCTCGGCCCACCGGGCGCAGGCAAAGGCACCCAGGGCGAGCTGCTCGCCAAAGAGCTTGGCATCCCGAAGATCGCGACGGGCGACGTGCTGCGCGCGGCCGTGCGCGACGGGACGAAGCTCGGCAAGGAAGCCAAGAGCTACATGGACCGAGGGGACCTCGTCCCCGATGAAGTCATACTCGGCATCATGCGGGAGAAGTTCGCGGGCGATGAGACGAAGGACGGTGCGATCCTCGACGGCGTCGTGCGGACGGTGCCGCAGGCGCACGGGCTCGGCGTAATGCTGGCCGAGCTGGGCCGGGGAGTGGACAAGGTGCTGCTGTTCAACATAGACGACGACAAGCTCGTCGCGCGGCTCAGCTCCCGCACGGTGTGCGACAAGTGCCAGCACCCGTACAAGGACCGCGAGCCAGGCACGAAGTGCGACAAGTGCGGCGGCACGCTCGTGCGCCGCAAGGACGACGAGCCGGAAGCGGTGCGCAACCGGCTGCGCGTGTACAAGGAGCAGACAGCGCCGGTGATCAAGTGGTACGAGGATCGGAAGGAGGCGCTGCTCAAGATCGACGCGGACGGCAGCCTGGAAGAAGTGCTGCAACGCGCGCTCGAGGCCCTGAAGCAAGAGTGA